One segment of Mangifera indica cultivar Alphonso unplaced genomic scaffold, CATAS_Mindica_2.1 Un_0002, whole genome shotgun sequence DNA contains the following:
- the LOC123205142 gene encoding pentatricopeptide repeat-containing protein CRP1, chloroplastic-like isoform X2, which produces MSFLSLHGGANPLILFCPKYNVTYRLLNFSCNYSMKSYVKEVRFSVNKQKNLSTKCPNEEFSGESYNELIQKFCSVGDIDKAMALLAELEALGFRPNLVSYEALIEGLGSVSRTLEADAIFQEMIWFGLKPKVWLFNALLKGFLRKGLLGLTVRVLVVMDEMGVWRNRETFEILLDYYVKAGRLEDTWSIINEMKRKGFRLNSFVYSKVIGLYRDNGMWKKAIGIVEEIKEKGLSLDRQIYNSIIDTFGKYGELVEALEVFEKMQQEGIRPDIMTWNSLIRWHCKAGDIGKALELFTEMQEQRLYPDPKIFMTIISILGEQGKWDVIKRNFENMKYRGHKEVGAIYAILVDIYGQYGRFHDPEECISALKSEGLQPSATMFCILANAYAQQGYCEQTVKVLQLMEPEGIEPNLIMLNVLINAFGIAGRHMEALSIYQLIKESGISPDLVTYSTLMKAFIRARKFDKVPEIYKEMESSGCTPDRKAREMLQTALMALQQRH; this is translated from the exons ATGTCGTTTTTGTCGCTTCATGGTGGTGCAAATCCTCTCATCTTGTTTTGCCCCAAATATAATGTGACATATaggttattaaatttttcttgtaattattCAATGAAAAGTTATGTTAAAGAGGTTAGGTTTAGTGTAAACAAGCAGAAGAATCTGAGTACTAAGTGCCCAAATGAGGAATTTTCGGGTGAGTCATACAACGAGTTGATTCAGAAATTCTGTAGTGTAGGGGATATTGACAAGGCTATGGCTCTTCTTGCTGAGTTGGAGGCTTTAGGGTTTCGTCCGAATTTGGTTTCTTATGAGGCATTGATTGAAGGCCTTGGGAGTGTCAGTAGGACTTTAGAAGCTGATGCGATTTTCCAAGAGATGATTTGGTTTGGGTTGAAGCCAAAAGTGTGGTTGTTTAACGCTTTGCTAAAAGGGTTTTTGAGGAAAGGCCTTTTAGGACTTACAGTTAGGGTTTTGGTGGTGATGGATGAAATGGGTGTGTGGAGGAATCGAGAGACTTTTGAGATTCTGTTGGATTATTATGTTAAGGCTGGTCGGTTGGAAGACACATGGTCGATAATCAATGAGATGAAGAGAAAGGGGTTTCGGTTGAATTCATTTGTGTATAGTAAGGTTATTGGCCTTTATAGGGACAATGGGATGTGGAAGAAAGCTATAGGCATTGTGGAGGAGATTAAGGAGAAGGGATTGTCACTAGATAGGCAGATTTATAATAGCATTATTGATACATTTGGAAAATATGGTGAATTGGTTGAGGCATTAGAAGTGTTTGAGAAAATGCAACAAGAAGGTATAAGGCCAGATATAATGACATGGAATTCTTTGATTCGGTGGCACTGTAAGGCAGGTGATATTGGTAAGGCTCTTGAGTTGTTCACTGAAATGCAAGAGCAACGGCTTTATCCTGATCCAAAAATTTTCATGACCATCATTAGCATTTTGGGAGAGCAAGGGAAGTGGGATGTGATAAAGAGGAATTTTGAGAATATGAAATACAGGGGGCATAAAGAAGTCGGAGCCATTTATGCAATTTTAGTTGACATTTATGGTCAGTATGGGAGATTTCATGATCCAGAAGAGTGCATATCTGCTCTGAAGTCAGAAGGTCTTCAACCATCTGCTACCATGTTTTGCATCTTAGCAAATGCTTATGCTCAGCAG GGATATTGTGAACAGACTGTTAAGGTGCTGCAGCTCATGGAACCAGAAGgaattgaaccaaatttgaTAATGCTAAATGTGTTGATTAATGCATTTGGGATCGCTGGTAGACATATGGAAGCATTATCTATTTATCAACTTATAAAAGAAAGT GGTATTAGTCCTGACTTGGTGACATATAGTACACTTATGAAGGCATTTATACGAGCAAGGAAGTTTGATAAG GTGCCCGAAATATACAAAGAAATGGAATCTTCTGGATGCACCCCAGATAGAAAGGCTAGAGAGATGTTGCAAACAGCATTAATGGCCCTTCAACAGAGGCATT GA
- the LOC123205142 gene encoding pentatricopeptide repeat-containing protein CRP1, chloroplastic-like isoform X1, whose translation MSFLSLHGGANPLILFCPKYNVTYRLLNFSCNYSMKSYVKEVRFSVNKQKNLSTKCPNEEFSGESYNELIQKFCSVGDIDKAMALLAELEALGFRPNLVSYEALIEGLGSVSRTLEADAIFQEMIWFGLKPKVWLFNALLKGFLRKGLLGLTVRVLVVMDEMGVWRNRETFEILLDYYVKAGRLEDTWSIINEMKRKGFRLNSFVYSKVIGLYRDNGMWKKAIGIVEEIKEKGLSLDRQIYNSIIDTFGKYGELVEALEVFEKMQQEGIRPDIMTWNSLIRWHCKAGDIGKALELFTEMQEQRLYPDPKIFMTIISILGEQGKWDVIKRNFENMKYRGHKEVGAIYAILVDIYGQYGRFHDPEECISALKSEGLQPSATMFCILANAYAQQGYCEQTVKVLQLMEPEGIEPNLIMLNVLINAFGIAGRHMEALSIYQLIKESGISPDLVTYSTLMKAFIRARKFDKVPEIYKEMESSGCTPDRKAREMLQTALMALQQRHCKY comes from the exons ATGTCGTTTTTGTCGCTTCATGGTGGTGCAAATCCTCTCATCTTGTTTTGCCCCAAATATAATGTGACATATaggttattaaatttttcttgtaattattCAATGAAAAGTTATGTTAAAGAGGTTAGGTTTAGTGTAAACAAGCAGAAGAATCTGAGTACTAAGTGCCCAAATGAGGAATTTTCGGGTGAGTCATACAACGAGTTGATTCAGAAATTCTGTAGTGTAGGGGATATTGACAAGGCTATGGCTCTTCTTGCTGAGTTGGAGGCTTTAGGGTTTCGTCCGAATTTGGTTTCTTATGAGGCATTGATTGAAGGCCTTGGGAGTGTCAGTAGGACTTTAGAAGCTGATGCGATTTTCCAAGAGATGATTTGGTTTGGGTTGAAGCCAAAAGTGTGGTTGTTTAACGCTTTGCTAAAAGGGTTTTTGAGGAAAGGCCTTTTAGGACTTACAGTTAGGGTTTTGGTGGTGATGGATGAAATGGGTGTGTGGAGGAATCGAGAGACTTTTGAGATTCTGTTGGATTATTATGTTAAGGCTGGTCGGTTGGAAGACACATGGTCGATAATCAATGAGATGAAGAGAAAGGGGTTTCGGTTGAATTCATTTGTGTATAGTAAGGTTATTGGCCTTTATAGGGACAATGGGATGTGGAAGAAAGCTATAGGCATTGTGGAGGAGATTAAGGAGAAGGGATTGTCACTAGATAGGCAGATTTATAATAGCATTATTGATACATTTGGAAAATATGGTGAATTGGTTGAGGCATTAGAAGTGTTTGAGAAAATGCAACAAGAAGGTATAAGGCCAGATATAATGACATGGAATTCTTTGATTCGGTGGCACTGTAAGGCAGGTGATATTGGTAAGGCTCTTGAGTTGTTCACTGAAATGCAAGAGCAACGGCTTTATCCTGATCCAAAAATTTTCATGACCATCATTAGCATTTTGGGAGAGCAAGGGAAGTGGGATGTGATAAAGAGGAATTTTGAGAATATGAAATACAGGGGGCATAAAGAAGTCGGAGCCATTTATGCAATTTTAGTTGACATTTATGGTCAGTATGGGAGATTTCATGATCCAGAAGAGTGCATATCTGCTCTGAAGTCAGAAGGTCTTCAACCATCTGCTACCATGTTTTGCATCTTAGCAAATGCTTATGCTCAGCAG GGATATTGTGAACAGACTGTTAAGGTGCTGCAGCTCATGGAACCAGAAGgaattgaaccaaatttgaTAATGCTAAATGTGTTGATTAATGCATTTGGGATCGCTGGTAGACATATGGAAGCATTATCTATTTATCAACTTATAAAAGAAAGT GGTATTAGTCCTGACTTGGTGACATATAGTACACTTATGAAGGCATTTATACGAGCAAGGAAGTTTGATAAG GTGCCCGAAATATACAAAGAAATGGAATCTTCTGGATGCACCCCAGATAGAAAGGCTAGAGAGATGTTGCAAACAGCATTAATGGCCCTTCAACAGAGGCATTGTAAGTATTAG
- the LOC123205142 gene encoding pentatricopeptide repeat-containing protein CRP1, chloroplastic-like isoform X3, giving the protein MSFLSLHGGANPLILFCPKYNVTYRLLNFSCNYSMKSYVKEVRFSVNKQKNLSTKCPNEEFSGESYNELIQKFCSVGDIDKAMALLAELEALGFRPNLVSYEALIEGLGSVSRTLEADAIFQEMIWFGLKPKVWLFNALLKGFLRKGLLGLTVRVLVVMDEMGVWRNRETFEILLDYYVKAGRLEDTWSIINEMKRKGFRLNSFVYSKVIGLYRDNGMWKKAIGIVEEIKEKGLSLDRQIYNSIIDTFGKYGELVEALEVFEKMQQEGIRPDIMTWNSLIRWHCKAGDIGKALELFTEMQEQRLYPDPKIFMTIISILGEQGKWDVIKRNFENMKYRGHKEVGAIYAILVDIYGQYGRFHDPEECISALKSEGLQPSATMFCILANAYAQQGYCEQTVKVLQLMEPEGIEPNLIMLNVLINAFGIAGRHMEALSIYQLIKESFILTYAP; this is encoded by the exons ATGTCGTTTTTGTCGCTTCATGGTGGTGCAAATCCTCTCATCTTGTTTTGCCCCAAATATAATGTGACATATaggttattaaatttttcttgtaattattCAATGAAAAGTTATGTTAAAGAGGTTAGGTTTAGTGTAAACAAGCAGAAGAATCTGAGTACTAAGTGCCCAAATGAGGAATTTTCGGGTGAGTCATACAACGAGTTGATTCAGAAATTCTGTAGTGTAGGGGATATTGACAAGGCTATGGCTCTTCTTGCTGAGTTGGAGGCTTTAGGGTTTCGTCCGAATTTGGTTTCTTATGAGGCATTGATTGAAGGCCTTGGGAGTGTCAGTAGGACTTTAGAAGCTGATGCGATTTTCCAAGAGATGATTTGGTTTGGGTTGAAGCCAAAAGTGTGGTTGTTTAACGCTTTGCTAAAAGGGTTTTTGAGGAAAGGCCTTTTAGGACTTACAGTTAGGGTTTTGGTGGTGATGGATGAAATGGGTGTGTGGAGGAATCGAGAGACTTTTGAGATTCTGTTGGATTATTATGTTAAGGCTGGTCGGTTGGAAGACACATGGTCGATAATCAATGAGATGAAGAGAAAGGGGTTTCGGTTGAATTCATTTGTGTATAGTAAGGTTATTGGCCTTTATAGGGACAATGGGATGTGGAAGAAAGCTATAGGCATTGTGGAGGAGATTAAGGAGAAGGGATTGTCACTAGATAGGCAGATTTATAATAGCATTATTGATACATTTGGAAAATATGGTGAATTGGTTGAGGCATTAGAAGTGTTTGAGAAAATGCAACAAGAAGGTATAAGGCCAGATATAATGACATGGAATTCTTTGATTCGGTGGCACTGTAAGGCAGGTGATATTGGTAAGGCTCTTGAGTTGTTCACTGAAATGCAAGAGCAACGGCTTTATCCTGATCCAAAAATTTTCATGACCATCATTAGCATTTTGGGAGAGCAAGGGAAGTGGGATGTGATAAAGAGGAATTTTGAGAATATGAAATACAGGGGGCATAAAGAAGTCGGAGCCATTTATGCAATTTTAGTTGACATTTATGGTCAGTATGGGAGATTTCATGATCCAGAAGAGTGCATATCTGCTCTGAAGTCAGAAGGTCTTCAACCATCTGCTACCATGTTTTGCATCTTAGCAAATGCTTATGCTCAGCAG GGATATTGTGAACAGACTGTTAAGGTGCTGCAGCTCATGGAACCAGAAGgaattgaaccaaatttgaTAATGCTAAATGTGTTGATTAATGCATTTGGGATCGCTGGTAGACATATGGAAGCATTATCTATTTATCAACTTATAAAAGAAAGT TTCATTTTGACATATGCTCCTTAA